Part of the Fundidesulfovibrio terrae genome is shown below.
GCTCATCAGTTCCTTGTCAACAATGAACGTATAGCCGTCGGCATCGAACACGTCGTCAGTATCTTTTGACTCGTCCAGAGCCAATGCCAGCCGGGGGCCAGCTCAGCCACCTGAGGAAAGGTACACGCGGATGGGGGATTTCTCCTTGTCCGCGAAGTACGAATCAAGCTGCTTCTTTGCAGCTTCGGTGAGGGTAAACATGGGAGCCTCCTGGGAAGTTTGCATCGTCGTGATAGGTAAGCTCCGTGTGGGTGTTTGTCAAATGTTGGGATTATCTATGAGTTGTATTGGTGATCGCGGCTAAAATGGCCAAGCCCCGCCAGGCTGGCGCCTGGCGGGGCTTGGGAGGCAGATAAGAAGACTCCCGGAGCGCTTTGCAATGGGCGAAAGCACTCCGGGAGCGGGTCCGTACGTCTAGGAGCAGCTGCCGCCGGAGCAGGAGCAGCCGCCGCAACCGCCGCCACCGAGTTCCAGGCTGGAATCAACGCTGAAACCGGAGCAGGCGAAGTCGATGGTGAGGGGCTTGGCCTTTTCGAGCAGC
Proteins encoded:
- a CDS encoding IscA/HesB family protein, whose translation is MFTLTEAAKKQLDSYFADKEKSPIRVYLSSGGUAGPRLALALDESKDTDDVFDADGYTFIVDKELMSKAQPITVDLSYMGFQINSSLELGGGGCGSSCSTGSCSGH